A stretch of uncultured Campylobacter sp. DNA encodes these proteins:
- the rho gene encoding transcription termination factor Rho has translation MENNATQPANSVQESQKTTKKHQNSRTHIPVDGHKIEELRMLSLDELVQIANSVGVENPREFRRQDLIFEILKAQTKQGGFILFTGILEIMPDGYGFLRAVDANISDSSNDAYVSNSQIRKFALRVGDIVTGQVREPKDQEKYYALLKIEALNYMPLIEAKERPLFDNLTPLFPTEKLRLEYDPMKLTGRVLDLFTPLGKGQRGLIVAPPRSGKTELMKELAHGIARNHPESHLMVLLVDERPEEVTDMQRCVKGEVFSSTFDLPAMNHVRVAELVIEKAKRLVEMGKDVIILLDSITRLARAYNTVTPPSGKVLTGGVDANALHKPKRFFGAARNIEHGGSLTIIATALIDTGSRMDEVIFEEFKGTGNSEIVLDRNISDRRIYPAINVLKSGTRKEELLQKSDELQKIWAIRSAIATMDDVEALKFLYAKMLKTKDNKELLSILNES, from the coding sequence ATGGAAAATAACGCGACCCAGCCTGCAAATTCCGTGCAGGAAAGTCAAAAAACCACGAAAAAACACCAAAACTCGCGCACTCATATCCCCGTCGACGGCCACAAAATCGAAGAACTAAGAATGCTAAGCTTAGACGAGCTAGTGCAGATAGCAAACAGCGTCGGCGTCGAAAATCCGCGCGAATTTCGCAGGCAGGATTTGATATTTGAGATACTAAAAGCCCAAACCAAACAAGGCGGATTTATACTTTTTACGGGCATTTTAGAGATTATGCCCGACGGCTACGGCTTTTTAAGAGCCGTAGACGCAAACATCAGCGACAGCTCAAACGACGCCTACGTCTCAAACTCTCAAATTCGCAAATTTGCCCTGCGCGTGGGCGACATCGTGACGGGTCAAGTACGCGAACCCAAAGATCAGGAAAAATACTACGCCCTACTAAAAATCGAAGCGCTAAACTATATGCCGCTAATCGAGGCTAAGGAGCGCCCGCTATTTGACAACCTAACGCCGCTTTTCCCGACGGAAAAACTTCGCCTCGAATATGATCCGATGAAGCTAACGGGCCGCGTACTCGATCTCTTTACGCCTCTTGGTAAGGGTCAGCGCGGCCTCATCGTCGCCCCGCCTAGAAGCGGTAAAACCGAGCTCATGAAAGAGCTAGCCCACGGCATCGCGCGCAACCACCCCGAGTCGCATCTCATGGTCTTGCTCGTGGACGAGCGTCCCGAAGAGGTCACCGACATGCAGCGCTGCGTAAAGGGCGAAGTGTTTAGCTCGACGTTTGACCTGCCTGCGATGAATCACGTGCGCGTCGCCGAGCTCGTCATCGAAAAGGCCAAACGCCTCGTAGAAATGGGCAAGGACGTCATCATCCTGCTTGATAGCATCACCCGCCTAGCGCGCGCGTATAACACCGTAACTCCGCCAAGCGGCAAGGTACTAACCGGCGGCGTGGACGCAAACGCCCTGCATAAACCTAAGCGCTTTTTCGGCGCGGCGCGAAACATCGAACACGGCGGCAGTCTCACTATCATCGCCACCGCGCTCATCGACACGGGCTCGCGTATGGACGAGGTAATTTTTGAGGAGTTTAAAGGCACGGGCAACAGCGAAATCGTCCTTGATCGCAACATTTCAGACCGCCGAATTTACCCTGCCATCAACGTACTAAAATCAGGCACCAGAAAAGAAGAACTACTACAAAAATCGGACGAACTGCAAAAGATCTGGGCTATCCGCTCGGCGATCGCGACGATGGACGATGTAGAGGCGCTTAAGTTTTTATACGCCAAGATGCTAAAAACCAAGGATAACAAAGAGTTGCTTTCGATATTAAACGAGTCGTAA